In Thalassotalea fonticola, a single genomic region encodes these proteins:
- the zapD gene encoding cell division protein ZapD, with amino-acid sequence MPEILYEHPLNERIRNYLKLEQLFVQARSCLAQEFSSSHTLFFNALFAILDTLDRTDLRGDVIKDLEKLEQNLILWSKSPDVNSKALQLNLEQTKSLTTSLRSKKPLWASLKDDKFLDGMRKRFTLQGAYCGFDLPALVYWLNQPPIFIQQDVDRWLGALGTVEQALVMILKFIRQKSAFEEIEAGNSFYQDNGEGLLLLRVKLPEGVDYFPSVSGNRYRYSIRFMALCETKGQQYITDTVKFHLSKC; translated from the coding sequence ATGCCTGAAATTCTTTATGAGCACCCACTTAACGAACGGATTCGTAACTATCTGAAACTTGAGCAATTATTTGTTCAAGCACGTTCGTGTTTGGCGCAAGAATTTTCGTCAAGCCATACCCTGTTTTTCAATGCCCTGTTTGCTATTTTAGATACCTTAGACAGAACTGATTTACGCGGCGATGTTATTAAAGATTTAGAAAAGCTTGAGCAGAATTTAATTCTGTGGTCAAAATCTCCCGATGTAAATTCAAAAGCATTGCAACTAAACCTTGAACAAACTAAATCGTTAACTACAAGCCTTCGCTCTAAAAAACCGTTATGGGCTAGCTTAAAAGATGATAAGTTTTTAGATGGCATGCGCAAACGTTTTACCTTACAAGGTGCTTATTGTGGTTTTGACTTGCCCGCCCTTGTCTATTGGCTGAACCAACCACCTATTTTTATTCAACAAGATGTTGATAGATGGTTAGGTGCTTTAGGTACTGTTGAACAAGCTTTAGTTATGATCCTTAAGTTTATTCGACAAAAATCTGCGTTTGAAGAAATTGAAGCGGGTAATAGTTTTTACCAAGATAATGGAGAAGGGTTACTCTTACTTCGGGTTAAATTACCTGAAGGAGTAGATTACTTTCCATCGGTAAGTGGTAATCGATACCGCTATTCAATTCGCTTCATGGCATTGTGCGAAACTAAAGGCCAGCAATACATTACCGATACGGTTAAATTCCACCTTTCAAAGTGTTGA
- the coaE gene encoding dephospho-CoA kinase (Dephospho-CoA kinase (CoaE) performs the final step in coenzyme A biosynthesis.), with translation MSKLVIGLTGGIGSGKTTVADIFATYGIDIIDADIVAREVVEPGTPALAQIAEHFGAEFILNDGNLDRTKLRHRVFANEDDKHWLNALLHPLIRNAMAQQCIAAKSPYCFLVAPLLIENGINKSVEKVLVIDVKPETQIARTVSRDNNTTEQVQKILNAQVSREERLSYADYVINNDDCSIEALKEQVELLHREFLKLVVG, from the coding sequence ATGTCAAAGTTAGTGATAGGTTTAACAGGTGGTATTGGTAGCGGTAAAACCACTGTTGCTGATATTTTTGCAACCTACGGCATCGATATTATTGATGCCGATATTGTTGCTCGCGAAGTTGTTGAACCAGGTACACCTGCCCTTGCTCAAATAGCAGAACATTTTGGCGCTGAGTTTATACTAAACGATGGCAATTTAGACAGAACCAAGTTACGTCACCGGGTATTTGCCAATGAGGATGATAAACATTGGTTAAACGCACTTTTGCACCCTCTTATTCGTAACGCTATGGCACAGCAGTGTATAGCAGCTAAAAGTCCTTATTGTTTTCTTGTCGCCCCGCTGTTAATTGAAAATGGTATTAATAAGTCTGTTGAAAAAGTTTTGGTGATTGATGTTAAACCTGAAACACAAATTGCGAGAACTGTAAGTCGTGACAATAATACCACTGAGCAGGTTCAGAAAATTCTAAATGCCCAAGTATCTCGTGAAGAGCGTTTATCTTATGCTGACTATGTCATTAATAATGATGATTGCTCTATCGAAGCGTTAAAAGAACAAGTTGAATTATTGCATAGAGAATTTTTAAAGTTAGTCGTGGGTTAA
- the yacG gene encoding DNA gyrase inhibitor YacG: MTTKVNCPNCQTEVVWNTESEFRPFCSKRCQLIDLGEWASEGHKISQPVQGAQPLSEEMLDALEDEFLQNNKFFVESE, encoded by the coding sequence ATGACTACCAAAGTAAATTGTCCTAATTGCCAAACTGAAGTTGTTTGGAATACTGAATCTGAATTTCGTCCATTTTGTTCCAAACGTTGTCAGTTAATTGACTTAGGTGAATGGGCCAGTGAAGGCCATAAAATATCACAACCTGTCCAAGGCGCGCAGCCGTTATCTGAAGAAATGTTAGATGCTTTGGAAGATGAGTTTTTACAAAACAATAAGTTTTTTGTTGAGTCGGAATAA
- a CDS encoding DUF3465 domain-containing protein, translating into MKNILFALLALIAGLIYLDQFAPGKASTTKPDQVVLLTESNSSDDFLANAFDEEFEFERSVDLSKLSDVEKISHLFQNQLSNVQVRGFGRVVRMLPDDNEGSRHQRFIVRLKNNQTVLVAHNIDIGSRVNSLREGDDIGFYGVYEWNDKGGVVHWTHKDPNGQHPDGYLKYVGLKYH; encoded by the coding sequence ATGAAAAATATACTATTTGCTCTTTTAGCTCTAATTGCAGGGTTAATTTATCTCGATCAATTTGCCCCAGGAAAAGCGTCAACTACAAAGCCTGACCAGGTTGTTTTATTAACTGAAAGTAATTCTTCTGATGACTTTTTAGCTAATGCTTTTGATGAAGAATTTGAATTTGAACGTAGTGTAGACTTATCAAAGTTATCCGATGTCGAAAAAATTAGCCACTTATTTCAAAATCAGTTATCAAATGTGCAAGTACGAGGTTTTGGTCGCGTAGTTAGAATGCTACCCGATGACAATGAAGGTTCACGTCATCAACGTTTTATAGTAAGACTGAAAAACAATCAAACAGTATTGGTTGCCCATAATATTGATATTGGCTCAAGAGTCAACTCACTCCGTGAAGGTGATGATATTGGCTTTTATGGCGTGTATGAATGGAATGATAAAGGCGGCGTGGTGCATTGGACTCATAAAGACCCTAACGGCCAACATCCTGATGGT